In the genome of Lathyrus oleraceus cultivar Zhongwan6 chromosome 4, CAAS_Psat_ZW6_1.0, whole genome shotgun sequence, the window TTTGGGTATGTCACAAATTTCTCTCTTTCATTAATCAAAACTTTTATAGCAGTGACACCTCAAAACAAAAATTATGTGTTTCTGTCTGTGCTTTATAattatttataattattattattctttttatttttgtcAAAATTGTTCGTTTTAATTTACTTTTGGAGAGACATAATAGTATTATTTTTTGGAATATTTTTCTTTTGTGCAGTGGTGGAGATATTGGAGAATCTTTCATTTCTAGCAAATGCAAGCAACTTGGTGTTATATTTAAGGAAATATATGCATTTTTCTCCGTCGAAATCGGCTAATAATGTTACAAATTTCATGGGAACAGCTTTTCTTCTTGCTCTTCTTGGTGGGTTTTTATCTGATGCATTTTTCACAACTTATCGCATCTACTTGATAAGTGCAGTCATTGAGTTCCTGGTATGAACATTTACTTCTtcacatttttcatcatttttctcCTTTTCTTTGTTTATGATCATCACATGTGAATGTCATGAGACTTTGTCTCTCACTACTTTTAAAATTTGctttaattttcatttttttatgtggttgtttatttttctttttcattattGTTTATTGAACGgtgttgcatttgtttgtgtTTTTCTTTTACGTCTATTAaaattgagctgaaatttgaccAAAATTAATTTCAAGGATTTTTTTTTAGAGTTATCTTTATTCAAAATATTACAAATATAGATATTTGTGAAGGtattttcaaaattaatttataaaaattataCATTGTACATGTAAAAAGATGTCCACTATCAATATATAATtgttaattttttatttaatattataaaatatgaaTTCAATTGATATATATTAATAATCTAAAAATATTTTATACCGTCAATTAATTATAGGTGTTAaattttttttatagtttttgACTTTTATATTAATCATATTAAAATATCACTTATGATTAATTGTAATACAAGAACTatgtaaaatattttacaaatttttttatcttattttattttttaattaaaagaaaCCAGATACTAAAAGGGTTTTTTTTATTAGTcaaacatttcatatttttttaCTAAAACTTTATgataattttatttttcattatttacttTTTATTGGACTTTAGAAATTAATAATATGGAGTAATGGAATTTAAGGAGAAATTGAATCTATCTTTTAAGTTAACTTTTATTTTAGTTTTGACAAgatatattttttatttgtttttaaacataAATAAACCTACGttgttttaattttaaaaaaaacaaggTATACTTATCTCCTCCACgtttatttaaataataatacAAAGTCATAGCAATGATagtaaaataatataatattGATGTTTTTTTCAAATAAAATGGTGTGTTTCACACCCATAATGTCATAACCAGAATCTGAGTAAAATTCAAGTTGCAAAACACAAGTTGCAAAGTGGGGTTGCATCAACCAATATAAATCCatgaaaaaaaacagaaaagATGTGAAAGATATTTTGTtttaagaaaagaaataaaactGTCTTATCTATCACTTTTGtgaatctttttcttttttcatgtATTTGTTCTTTCCACTTGCTCTTACAAAACCTCATGAATTGCATGACCAAACGCCCACCCACTAATAACATACCAACCTAGCTAAGTTAAGAATcaatatattattattattttgatttTAATAAAATATGTTTTGAATAATTTAAATGTTCAAAAATTTAAGTGTTTTATAGTTCATGAGCTTACCTCAATAtttataaaatcatttttaaaatgAGATGATTATTCTCGTTTATGTATTTATTTTTAAGTCTCGTGTGTGAGACTCTCAACATTTTCTTTTAAATTTAGAGTTGACTATATAGGCATGAGCCTAGTGGTCCAATAACATTAATTATAGTTGTTTATCCAATAAATTTTGATAGACTTTGATACAACTTAAAATTTAGGTTAGACTTAAATAAATTTAATGTATTTCTCAGGTCATTcttttatttaaatattttatgCTATTCTAATAAAAAATTTACTTACCAAAATTCTTTCGTAAAATGGTGTTGTGGAGAGTAGATTGAGAAGCTCTCgtaaaatttttaaaaaaattttataataagataaaaaaattatttaacttataaatttaattttatattgAATCTTATTTAAGGATTTTTAAAAATTTTACTTTTGATTTACTCTAAAAAAATTTATAACATTTTGAGATACCTTTCCTCTTATATAATTGTAAAATATAAGAGATGTTTGTTTCATGAATTTAAATTATTACAAAAAATGTGATTTTGAAGGCCTTGAATTTTATGTTTATTCCAAGTTATAAATAATTctttataaatattttttatgttaAATTACAGTTTTATTTTGGTCTTCCAATTTTACTTAATAAATTCAAACAGTTTTGATCCTCCTTTCACGATTTTTCATAAATAAAAATTGATGAGATTTTATTTTTTAACATATATTTTTATCTATAATGTTCcaaaatatatttatatacaatgATTTGTCATATTTCAAAAAATAATGtcatttaaaaaataaaaatattatcaATTTTAAATGTAAAAATAATAGAGGAGAATCAAAATTGTTTAAATTTAAAATAGGGACATCAATTTCGTGAATATAAAATAGAAGATAAGAATTGTAATAAACCTATTTTTATTTTAGGAATAGAATTTATAcataattttattatattttattcCCATGCATATTCTTGGAATTTTATACTTATGAGAATAAAATATTATTGACCATATCTCCTGATTCTCACGTTATTTTAACATAttgatttatttaatttaaattttttaaataaaaagttaaaaattatttttgaaagaTATTATTAATTATCAAATACATTACTAAAAGTAAAATTTTAGATAATAATGTTATAAAGAATGATATTTTGAGAATTTTGATTTTATTCCTTGAAACAAATACATGCATATATCCTTACCAATATAATAAGtatatagagtatacaacaacTCTTATATCTAATGGGATAAATTTTAAAGAATGGGATgatttttaagaaaaaaatataaaatgatTACTAGTATTACATTActtaataaaaaattaattaattttttggGTATGAATACTAGTACTACTTTCTTAAActttttataaatattttatatatttttttaaaagctatataaaataaattaaaataaaaaatttaaaaataagaTCATTGAAATCATGTATGGAATTTCTTTACCTTATTTTAAGGTGATAATTCAAAAGAGAAAGTTGgaagaaaataaaaacagaagAAAGTCCGAAAAGCTTATAGGTAGCTTTATTCATGTCTCCTCACAGAAAATAACAAAGACAATCAAGAGTGGCTATATGAGACAAAATAACAATAATTAAAGTGGGGTATTTATCTTTTTATCTTATAATTGTAGTAATAATATATTAGTATTATTTATTGTTTATGATGGGGTGTCGTATAAGAAAAAGAAAGAAGGTAAGACTTGATtgaaattaatttaaaaaatatagAGTAGGAGCCCACACTAGTTTATGTTCATGCACACGTCTTTAGTTTTTTCGAGAAAGCCTAGTTTTCTGTGCCAATGTACAGGTGTACTAAAACTTCATTCTACCAAGTTTTTATGTTCACGACGTTGATAACACGTTGTTTTGCTTTTCAAAAATTCTTACTTACTTCGTCTATAATAAATGACTCAATTTACTATTTTATATAGgttaaaaaattaaattaaattaaagaATGAATGATTTCTACTAAAATATTcttataatatattaaaaataatgaaaataataaaaataatattaattaaaggataaaatttaaaaaaagataaattagaaattaaaataaGTCATTCATTTTACTTATGTATACTAAATAATACTTTTTCCGTTCAGTTGGCTATTTCACATAGATTAAGAAACAAGAATAAATGAAAGAAAGAATGATATTTTTATTAAAGTGTCTTTATCAATtattgagaatgatgaaaataatattaaatagataataaaattaaaaaaagtttattaaaaattaaaatcaatcttttaTTACAAATGAGTGACTCTCATTGTGGAACGGAGAGAGTAATAATAATACTATGTAGTTTTGTAATGAATAACTTTGTATCATTCAATAgctcattttaatttttaatacCCTTTTTCTAATTTTACTCTCTAAATAATACTTCATCGATctctttgaaataaaaaaaaatgtcTCAAAATTAATGACACATTTCAATTTTCAATGTATTTGTTTCAATTTTATCATTTAATTAATACTCCTTTCGATTCATAAAAAATAtcttatttatattttttatatatttcAAAATAAATGTCTTTTTAGAATATCAATATAATATTGACTATTTTTTTTTCACTAATACACTTCTATTCATTAACTTTCACTCTTTTTAACTATTCAACTAActataataaataaaaatattttagtaaataatattaattttatcattaaaataACACATCTAATCATTTTTGTAAGAATCACGCAAAAACATAAATAAGAAACTTATTATGAGACGAAGATAATATTCCTATTACTTTCATTATTTTCAATATATGATAAGGACATTTTAGTAAAAATATAATTCTCTCTTTGATTTATTCATTTTTCTTATAATTGATAGTTGATTTTGTTCTTTTTTAAGTCTTATCTTTTAGAAAAAATTATTCTTTTTTAATTATCATTTTAAAGTTTAATAAAGTATTAATTATACTATTGTCAAATTATTTCTAGtcaattattacaaagagaaacAAAAAGAAATTAAGGGAATTATAGACAAAAACATAatcattatttaaaaaaaaaacaataattATTAGTTGTTTTAATAGatgtaaaaaataaaaaataacacttaaaaaatggaaaaaatattttaataaaaatattattctatattttatttattatttcttttaataTGTGTGAAATAATCAACTAATTCATTTACAATAAGGATGAGAGaatattatttttatcatttctaatatttaataatatatattttaatataaatatctttctcttattttgtttatttatttttttaatttagGTAAAATTATCAAATGAATTACTCATGTGAGAGAGTATGATTATGGTCAAGTTTTTCTCAGGGCTATGCCCAGgcataataataataataatacgCTCCAATTTTTTTACATTTATAGTACTAGTCCTTTATCTAGAGATATGGACGTGTCGTTACTTGATCACATTTTAAGAATGGTATAAGACATTTGGTAGTCTTTGTTATTAAGATGATGTGATATTTCACTTGTTGGACAGAAATAGAGGCATAATAAAGATCAATGGTACGACTAATACAACAATAATAAATGTATTCACATGCATTGCAAATTGCAATCTCATCTCACATGAGAATCTTGATCAATAATTTTTTACGTCGCTTTCACATTAATAGTTGTTATCTTCACCATTAATTATTTGAATACTTTGATTATTAGTTTGACTTTAAAATGAGTTCATGATTTTGGTCTGGGTTTAGCTTCGGCTTTGGAATGATGTATAATGTGAATAAATTGTTGATACTTATAAAACGATTCGATTCGATATCTTGTATTAGAAGAAAGATGCACTAAAAGAGTTTTGAATATGTGCAGGGACTGATTATACTTACAACACAAGCAAGTGTGACTTCACTTCAGCCACCAACATGTGACCCAACAACAGAATGCGAAGAAGTGAATGGTGCAAAAGCATTAATGCTATTTGCTGGACTATACCTAGTTGCTCTTGGAGCTGGTGGGATTAAGGGATCATTAGCACCACATGGTGCTGAACAATTTGATGAGAACAGTGTATCTGGAAGAAAGCATATATCAACATTCTTCAACTACTTTGTCTTTTGCTTATCATGTGGTGGCCTTATTGCAGTTACTTTTGTTGTTTGGATTGAAGATAATATTGGTTGGAAATGGGGTTTTGGAATTGCTACTATTAGCATGTTTCTCTCTATTCCTGTTTTCTTGGCTGGTTCGACTAGATACAAGAATAAGATCCCTTCTGGAAGCCCTCTTACAACCATTTTGAAGGTAATATCATCACGGTTCGAACTCTGAGTCTAACGATTGTGTGTCTGAGTTTTTTTAATAATTACTAGTTATTAGTTATTATCTTTAAATTGTGGTTGCGGTTGCGTTGTCATTGTAGTTGCTGCGATACGCATTGCGGCTGCGGGTAATAGAAAAGTTTGAACTATATTGTTATGTTAAGATGTTATCTGATACGCTTTCTAATAGTGAAAGATGCGTGATTTTAAATCATAGTAATTGAGACTACCGCATTGGTAATATTGTGGCTGCTGCATCAACAATATTGTGGCACGGCCATAGTGCGACTGCCGATCGTAATTTAAAACCATGGGTATTACCATTTCGTCTTTCGATAAAAACAAAAGATCATTAAATAAAATGAGAAATCTTTGACTAACACAAGTTTTTGAATGATCAGGTTTTGGCTGCTGCAGCAATGAACAAATTCGTCTCCAGAAACTCCAGCAGTGCTGTAGTAAACATGACATCAAGTCCATTAAATCCAAACTCGATCCGAAAACAAGAAGAATCATCATCATCCAAAGAAATCAAGGAAATCAAAGAAACTCAAACTCCATCCACCACACTTAAATTCCTCAACAGCGCAATCGAAAACGAATCAATAAAATGCTCGGTCGAAGAACTCGAAGACGTAAAAATAGTCCTAAAAATCCTCCCAATATTCTGCTGCACAATTGTCCTAAACTGTTGCTTAGCCCAGCTCTCAACATTCTCGGTCGAACAAGCCGCAACAATGAACACAAAAATCGGCTCACTAAAAGTCCCACCCGCCTCATTACCAATCTTCCCAATCATCTTCATAATGATCCTCGCACCGATTTACGACCACATTATAATCCCCTTCGCAAGAAAGTACACAAAATCAGAAATGGGAATAACTCATCTCCAAAGAATCGGATTCGGACTAATCCTATCAATAATCTCAATGGCAGTCGCAGCATTAGTCGAAGTGAAACGAAAACGAGTAGCAACAGATTCAAATCTCTTAGACGATCACACAAAACCAATACCGATATCATTCTTCTGGATCGCTTTTCAGTTTCTGTTCCTCGGTTCAGCCGATCTTTTCACCATGGCTGGTTTGTTGGAGTTTTTCTTCACGGAAGCGCCCGTTAAAATGCGATCATGGGCAACGTCGCTTACTTGGACATCCTTGGCGATAGGTTATTACTTAAGTTCAGTGATTATATCTATAGTTAATAGTGTTACTGGTAATTCCTCTCATAAAGCTTGGTTATCTGGTTCTAACCTTAACCATTATCATTTAGAGAGGTTTTATTGGGTTATGTGTGTGCTTAGTGGGTTGAATTTTCTGCATTACTTGTTTTGGGCTATTAGATATAAGTATAGAGGAACAGGTAACAGTCAGTGATAGAATGGTAACATTGTTGAAAATGTTATCGAGGCTTGTCTTTTGGTTGTAACTGTTCATACTTGCACTTGTTTGCAACTAAAAGGATTAGAAGTTCCTGGTATTATACAATATTAGGAAAGGATATAATAAAAAGAGAGTTTCTACTTCTTGTGCATCGAAAATATAGCGTCATATTTTGAGTTATTCAACAATTATATACAAAGCCAACAGATCTTCTTGGCGCAATCCCGTACCCATTTCCTTTCTTTACTTGAAGTAATTGAGTTAAAATCACCACATACGCACCATTCAACACATTGATTTTTGTATCTAATGGACATTAATTCTTCCCACATTCTGCGCTTATCATGAAGATTGCAGGCATCATAGATATTGACAATGGACATTGAAACTCTCTCCCACTTAAATCTCAGGCCAACAAAACCTTCACCCATGAAATTGTATTACGACTCAACTACACAACAAATCCATAATATTAACATGCCACCAAATAAGCCATTTTCTGGCTTTGTGGTCCATTGTGCCCCTATTTTTAATTATTAGTTAGTTTAGTCTTCATCCTTTAGATAGATTTTTATCAGATAAATTAGTGGATTTTTTATTTTGCTTCCTAGATATTTTTTTATTGGAGTCCTTATATTTTACAATTTTTATTGGTGTTAGCCTTTAAAGTTAAGtcttttatattttttattagtATTAATCCCTAAAATCAAAAGTCTTTTAAAAAAAAGCATATGTATCATACGGTGTTGAATTTACTTTTGTTTTTAAATTTATGTCACTACCATATAATATTTCACTTGGAAATGCAGCATGTCAATTATTAAAAAAGGgatgaaataaaaaaaactatCATTTTATAACTTGTTCCCTCTCTCTTCATCTTTTTCATCAGAAAGTGAGATCTGTTTCAATCTCCTTTATCTGAAAGTGAGATCTGTTTCAATCTTCTTCATCTACACATACATCTATGACTTCTTCCTCAACTGCTAATTGTAATCCATTTCAAATCTCAGTATGTGATTGTAATAGATCAATGAAATTGTTCATCTCAAACTCACTGGAAAACCCTAAACAGAGATATTGGAAATGTCAAAATTCTAGGTTAATGTCAAGTTGCAAGTTGTTCATATGGGATGATGAACTTGAACGAAACACATCAAGTAAAGCCATAAATTCAAGTGGATGCATTTGCTCAGAGGTTGTGAAGattttttgtttcatttttaaGGAGCGTGAGGCTAGGAAAAAACAAAAGACTCTAAAAATCTAAAGAAGAAAAGCCAAACTTTTCAAGTTGTTGTTGATTGTGTCATGAGATTTCTTAATCGCTTACCAGAAATGGTGGTGAACCTCAGCCAAATGTGTCCGTGTTTTTTTAGTCTCTGCAATAAGCATTCTTTCTTAATGTCGTCCTTAGTTCTACATGTAATGATTATGTAATGAATGGATATGATGTTTTGAATTTGGGTCCCTATTTGTTCGTGAATTTGGTTATCCCTATTTCATAATGCACTAATAAGATACGAGCTAAATGGGTATAAATAAGCATAAATACATATGATAAAAAGGCGCAAACTTAAATAAGATATGATGGTTAATGTATAACATAGCCAAAATACATAAAGCCAACATACATAATTGACTTGTTCATGAATCAAAGTACAACATAACCAAGTTGCTCATGACTTAAAGTACAACATAACCTTGGATGTTCATGACTCAATGTATAACATAACTAAAATACATAAAGTCAAAATACGTAACTGAGTTGTTCATGACTCAAAGTACAACATAACCAAATTACAGAAAGCCTAAAAAGTCATAACATAAAGTTCACTAATGTCTACAATGTCATTGGTCATGTTGGGTCACTTCCTCTCTCCCATTTAATACTAACCATTCAGTAATTGCCTCCTTAAATTCATTAAGTTATACAAACTTCAATCCCACTTTGAACTTGTAATTCTTGTACAACTCATCCATCTTAAACTTATGATATCTTTGTTCACTCTCTTAATCTGAAGTATCAGGATCACTGCTACCAAGCTCATCACTAACATAATTGGTTTCCATCTCATCATTAACAACACTAGATGGACCTACAATATCATCACCAATTCTTACTTACTTTTGAGTATTATTTTGCTTCCTTGATGTTTGTTTTACCCTTTGAACCCTCTTTGGTTTAtcaaagccatcatccgacccAAGAGCATTCTCATCTTCACTATCTTCAAATGATATACCATTAGCTTCAAAGTCACTATCATCACTATCATCACTGAAATCACTATCCTCGTGTTCATCTTCTTCAGCATTAACAACACCTTCATCAGTAACAACACCATTATCCttaacattaacttcatcctcaacatTAACAACACCATTACCATCAGTAACAACATAATCATCCTCACCGCTAACATTAACATCGTCATTAACACGACCTACTTCCTCTACATGAATAGAACCATCATCACCTACCTTATGCTTAACATATATGTCCACCGCACTTTTCATTTCAACAACAAATTTATAAACCTCATTAACATCACTATCACTAACCATTCTACGGTGGTTGTTTGATTCATTGTTATACAACCATAACCAATATTCTGAATACTCAAGCTGGCAAAGGTCTTTCACGATACCACTTGCTTCAAAGAAGCTCTACTTATCAGGATCAATGACTACTATATGTGCATGTCCACCTAGATAACATATTACATTGTCCCTAACAAATTTTCTCTCATAATGAAAGTTCAGAGTAAAAATCATACATTTTTGCATCGATCACCTTGCTCAATCGCGCTTTTGTTGTGTCTATCAATTTTGTCGTCCAGAGACTCGTCTTCCTCGCAGTCGCCTCCCACCTCATACAAAACTCCCAAATATTACTAtttttgaaaccctaatttgcaAGGATTAAAAATAAAACTGAAACATTTAATTATATGAATTTATTTTTGGTTGGAAATAAGTGAACCGCGTGGAATACTACGTGGCAAGACATAAATTTAAAAACAAAAGCTAACTCAACAACTTCTGCTAAATTTAAATCTTGTTGACTACAATTAAATTTGTTGTCTTGTTGACATAAATTTATGACTATAATATGATAAATTTCTACCTGATTGTGCTTAGTTCTTAAAATTTATGAGATGTGTGAATTATTTTATGTGAAGTAATATAAATGTTTGATGATTAAATTAACGTTTATGATAATTAAAGAAATTATTTAAATAGATAATTTATAACAAAACATGAATATTAACATAAAAGAAATGTGACGTGTGTACCGTAGATTTGGATCGTGGAATTAGTCATTAGTCACGTGagtataataataataataataataataataataataataataataataaaactaAGTCAATTATTTTTCAAACGGGTTCCATGTTGTTCTCTTATGATCTCGACTTTTTCTCGACTTCCATCTCTAGATATTCATAGGTTCATGTACAACTCCTTTATAGAAAGAAAAACTCTCTAGAAAAAATATTTTTACTCGACATTTTTTCAATATTAATAATCCTCGCATTTTATTCTGGTATTGTTATTGAGAGTGTTCTTTAAAGTTGTCATTCGTGTAATCATATTGTAAAATTATTTCCGGTTCGAAGAAAAACACATTAAGGTAAAAGTTTTTCTCCGTATGACTTTTAAACTAGACTTATGTTAGATTTTGGTTAAATGTTTATATACGCACATCAATGTTTAGGATATTTAAATATTAGAAAAGttaaattcaaaaatatttttaatctCTATTTCGTTTAGTTAATTTGGTGTTTATGTTAATAGGCATTGGTGTTTATGTTAATAGGCATATATAATTATGATATACAAAAGTAGAAATTGAAGTAAATTGAAATGAGTGGTTACCGAAACGAAAACATTACCAGCACATGTAATTCACATGTCAAGAGTAACAAATAGGTTAATATATATATTAATGTGGTTATGTAAAATATTTATGTGTTAATTATAGTATGATATATATTGACAGAATGTATTTTCCGGAGTTAGATGAGCTAAAGAAGTAGTTAGATGACCTCCAATTCATAGGATTTATACTAGGGGTGGTAAAACGGGTCCGGCCTGTTGGGCATGTCTATTTTTCCAGCACTTTAGTGCGGAGTGGACTAAGGATTTAGGTCCTCACTCTCTAATATGTCCACCCCACCCCATCCCATTTTTTAGGACTTTTGTAGGCATGTGCATTAACATAATTTTATGCATTTTTAGGTCTAAAAGGTGTAGTGTCGCGTGTCTGCCCTGCCCCGCCCATACCTTTTTGCGGGGTGGGTAAAGGTTTTAGGCATGCGCTTGCAACTATGCCTGCCCCGCCCCATTTTTTTACGGGCTTTTACGGGGATGACCTAAATGGAGCGGAAATTTTCATTTGCCACCCCTAATTTATACGACCAAGTGTCTCACCTCAAGGTGCCCTAGTCCTTCTTGTGAAGAAGAAGGATGGAAAATCTAGACATTGCATCGATTATCAACAACTAAACAAAGTCACAATAAAGAATAGATATCCATTGTCGTGTATTGATGACCTCATGGACCAAATTGTAGGTGCATTAGTGTTTTCGAAGATTGATTTGAAGTCAGGGTACCATCAAATACAAGTGAAGGAAGAAGATGTTCGCAAGATAGCATTTTGAACTCGCTATGGGCATTACAAGTATCCAATTATGCCTTTTGGACTTCACCAATGCACCAACTATCTTCATGGACTATATGAATCATATCTTTCATCCTTTCTTGGAAAGatttgtggtagtatttatttATGACATCCTCATATATTCTAAGAATAATGTAGAACATGAGGAGAACTTACGTCAGGTATTGGAAGTATTCAAGGAGAAACAATTATATACTAACTTAGGAAAATGTGAGTTTTGGCTAGAAAAAGTGAAGTTCCTAGGGCATGTGATTCGAAGAATAGTATTGTTATTGACCCATCAAAAGTAGAAATTGTGTTAGCTTGGGAACAACCTAGGACCTCCACAGAGATAGGGAGCTCTAAGGGATTAGCTAGATATTACAGAAGATTCATCGAAGGATTCTCAAAGATCGTGTTCCCTTTGACTCAACTTACTAAGAAGAACCAAATTTTTGCTTAAACTGAGGAATATGAAAAAAAGCTTCCAACCGATGAAAGAAAAATTGACTACCTTTCCAGTGCTTATTTTTCCACAACCAGGGGAATCATATGAATTTTATTGTGATGTGTCTTATCAATGGTTGGGTTATGTTCTTATGCAGCATAAGCAAGTAGTGGAATATTCTTCAAGGCAACTGAAGGTACACGAGAAGAACTACCTCACACATGACTTTGAGCTTCCTTATATTGTCTTTGCACTAAACATATGGAGGCATTATCTATATGGTTGTACTTTTGAGGTGTTCAGTAATCATAAGAATCTAAAGTACTTGTTTGATCAAATAGAGTTAAATTCACGACAAAGAAGGTGGATGGAATTTTTTAGGGACTATGACTTCAACTTACAATATCACAAAGGGAAGAAGAATGTAGTACCAGATGCTCTGAGCAAGAAACGGTTTCATATCTCCGCCGTTATAGTGAAATGACTAGAACTATTAGAGCAATTTCATGACTTGAAGTTAAAGAGGATTCCTCAACATGGTGGTTTACATTGTGGTACAATTACAATGAAAAATGAGTTGATGAGAAAGATCAAGGCCTTTCAACTGGATGATGAAGTAACGTAGgaaaataagaaattggttgaAGCAGGGAAGGCACCTGAATTTAGGCTAGGCTTAGATGACATTTTACGATTCCATGGAAGACTTTGTGTTCCCGGTGATGTAGAACTGCGAAGGTCCATCCTAGAAGAAGCTCACAAAGCAAGCTAATTATTCACCCCAGTATGACAaagatgtatcaagatttgaagcATAGATTTTGGTGGCCAAGTATGAAGAAATAGGTGTCTGATTATGCAGCTTCATGCTTGACTTATTAGAAAGCTAAGGTAGAGCATCAGAAGCCAATTGGGTTAATGCAGTCTC includes:
- the LOC127075215 gene encoding protein NRT1/ PTR FAMILY 4.6 isoform X1, which translates into the protein MEFEQHHATRWIGYVDWRNRPALRGKHGGMIAASFVLVVEILENLSFLANASNLVLYLRKYMHFSPSKSANNVTNFMGTAFLLALLGGFLSDAFFTTYRIYLISAVIEFLGLIILTTQASVTSLQPPTCDPTTECEEVNGAKALMLFAGLYLVALGAGGIKGSLAPHGAEQFDENSVSGRKHISTFFNYFVFCLSCGGLIAVTFVVWIEDNIGWKWGFGIATISMFLSIPVFLAGSTRYKNKIPSGSPLTTILKVLAAAAMNKFVSRNSSSAVVNMTSSPLNPNSIRKQEESSSSKEIKEIKETQTPSTTLKFLNSAIENESIKCSVEELEDVKIVLKILPIFCCTIVLNCCLAQLSTFSVEQAATMNTKIGSLKVPPASLPIFPIIFIMILAPIYDHIIIPFARKYTKSEMGITHLQRIGFGLILSIISMAVAALVEVKRKRVATDSNLLDDHTKPIPISFFWIAFQFLFLGSADLFTMAGLLEFFFTEAPVKMRSWATSLTWTSLAIGYYLSSVIISIVNSVTGNSSHKAWLSGSNLNHYHLERFYWVMCVLSGLNFLHYLFWAIRYKYRGTGNSQ
- the LOC127075215 gene encoding protein NRT1/ PTR FAMILY 4.6 isoform X2: MMYNGLIILTTQASVTSLQPPTCDPTTECEEVNGAKALMLFAGLYLVALGAGGIKGSLAPHGAEQFDENSVSGRKHISTFFNYFVFCLSCGGLIAVTFVVWIEDNIGWKWGFGIATISMFLSIPVFLAGSTRYKNKIPSGSPLTTILKVLAAAAMNKFVSRNSSSAVVNMTSSPLNPNSIRKQEESSSSKEIKEIKETQTPSTTLKFLNSAIENESIKCSVEELEDVKIVLKILPIFCCTIVLNCCLAQLSTFSVEQAATMNTKIGSLKVPPASLPIFPIIFIMILAPIYDHIIIPFARKYTKSEMGITHLQRIGFGLILSIISMAVAALVEVKRKRVATDSNLLDDHTKPIPISFFWIAFQFLFLGSADLFTMAGLLEFFFTEAPVKMRSWATSLTWTSLAIGYYLSSVIISIVNSVTGNSSHKAWLSGSNLNHYHLERFYWVMCVLSGLNFLHYLFWAIRYKYRGTGNSQ